The Bradyrhizobium ottawaense genome window below encodes:
- a CDS encoding VOC family protein — translation MTQAPIARFTRLRHATFTSPDPERLLDYYRGVIGLGLVARDGNRIFLASDSEQLSLVIEPGDAALSSIAFEISPEVQIEALGAALKQADLRPELRSDPLPGVSRLLSFTDPEGTRFELIQSWTPTPAQERIGGLAVAKLGHVALRTPDPKAASEFYAKVMGLRVSDWIEDRFVFMRSGFEHHTLNFALAPGRGLHHFAFELRGPDHMHRACDHLARHKLPVLWGPVRHGPGHNTAIYHRNPDGHLVELFHDLDRMVDEELGYFEPRPWHRDRPQRPKIWVGLPRDVWGMPPSPECTEFAR, via the coding sequence ATGACACAAGCACCCATTGCACGCTTCACCCGGCTGCGACACGCGACCTTCACCTCGCCCGATCCGGAGCGGCTGCTCGACTATTATCGCGGCGTGATCGGACTTGGCCTCGTTGCCCGCGATGGAAATCGCATTTTCCTCGCCAGCGATTCCGAGCAGCTCTCGCTCGTGATCGAGCCCGGCGATGCCGCACTGAGCAGCATCGCCTTTGAGATCTCCCCGGAGGTCCAGATCGAGGCGCTGGGCGCCGCGCTGAAGCAGGCGGACTTACGGCCCGAGCTTCGGAGCGATCCCCTGCCGGGTGTGTCCCGGCTGCTGTCGTTCACGGATCCAGAGGGCACGCGCTTCGAGCTGATCCAGAGCTGGACGCCCACGCCCGCGCAGGAGCGGATCGGTGGCCTCGCTGTCGCCAAGCTCGGCCATGTCGCCCTTCGCACGCCCGATCCCAAGGCCGCTTCGGAGTTTTACGCGAAGGTGATGGGCCTGCGGGTATCCGACTGGATTGAGGACCGCTTCGTCTTCATGCGCAGCGGCTTCGAGCATCACACGTTGAATTTTGCGCTCGCGCCTGGCCGCGGTCTGCATCATTTTGCGTTCGAACTGCGGGGCCCCGACCACATGCATCGGGCCTGCGACCATCTCGCGCGTCACAAGCTCCCGGTGCTTTGGGGACCGGTGCGTCACGGCCCCGGGCACAACACGGCGATCTATCACCGCAATCCCGATGGGCATCTGGTCGAGTTGTTTCATGACCTCGACCGGATGGTGGACGAGGAGCTCGGCTATTTCGAGCCGCGTCCCTGGCATCGCGATCGCCCGCAGCGGCCGAAGATATGGGTCGGGCTGCCGCGTGACGTCTGGGGTATGCCGCCGTCGCCTGAATGCACGGAGTTCGCGCGTTAG
- a CDS encoding Cj0069 family protein, which translates to MDTERHPSPRQTLAILSRGDAAACRDTTAQNSRFVRVFEALAALGIDAHPVIYDESFAGAVRDQLLAADGVLVWVDPIHQGKTRAELDPLLRDVAAQGPWVSAHPDVILKMGVKEVLYRTRHLGWGADTHRYDTAAAFRAEFPSRLRADGPRVLKQNRGNGGQGVWKVEALPHTNETVRVLHAQRGSRPEDIRFDELVARCAPYFGWGGCIIDQAFQPRLPDGMIRCYMSGARVAGFGHQLIKALIPPPPEGPDAPEAQPGPRIMHGPDAPPFQALRRSMEDEWTPQMMETLGIDELSLPVIWDADFLCGPPDAAGADTYVLCEINASSCFAIPEEAPAAIARTVTHRLLRSREARSG; encoded by the coding sequence ATGGACACCGAACGACACCCTTCCCCCCGCCAAACACTGGCCATCCTCTCACGCGGCGATGCCGCCGCGTGCCGCGACACGACGGCGCAAAACAGCCGCTTCGTCCGCGTCTTCGAGGCCCTCGCCGCCCTCGGCATCGACGCGCACCCCGTGATCTACGACGAAAGCTTCGCAGGTGCAGTCCGCGACCAATTGCTCGCGGCCGACGGCGTGCTGGTCTGGGTCGATCCGATCCACCAGGGCAAGACGCGCGCCGAGCTCGATCCCCTGCTGCGCGACGTCGCGGCGCAGGGACCGTGGGTGAGCGCCCATCCCGACGTGATCCTGAAGATGGGCGTCAAGGAGGTGCTTTACCGCACGCGTCACCTCGGCTGGGGCGCCGACACGCATCGCTATGACACCGCCGCGGCGTTCCGCGCCGAATTTCCCTCGCGCCTTCGGGCGGACGGCCCCCGCGTGCTCAAGCAAAATCGCGGCAATGGCGGCCAGGGCGTCTGGAAGGTCGAAGCGCTTCCGCACACGAACGAGACGGTTCGTGTACTCCATGCCCAGCGCGGGAGCCGGCCCGAGGACATCAGGTTCGACGAGCTGGTGGCGCGCTGCGCGCCGTATTTCGGATGGGGCGGCTGCATCATCGACCAGGCGTTTCAACCACGCCTGCCCGACGGGATGATCCGCTGCTACATGAGCGGCGCGAGGGTCGCGGGCTTTGGGCACCAATTGATCAAGGCCCTGATCCCGCCGCCGCCGGAAGGCCCCGACGCGCCCGAGGCGCAACCGGGGCCGCGCATCATGCACGGGCCTGATGCTCCGCCGTTCCAGGCGCTGCGAAGGTCGATGGAGGACGAATGGACGCCGCAGATGATGGAAACGCTCGGTATCGATGAATTGTCACTGCCGGTGATCTGGGATGCGGATTTCCTGTGCGGGCCGCCGGATGCGGCGGGCGCCGACACCTACGTGCTGTGCGAGATCAACGCGAGCTCCTGCTTTGCGATCCCCGAGGAAGCGCCAGCGGCGATCGCACGAACGGTGACGCACCGCCTGCTGCGGAGCCGGGAGGCACGGTCCGGCTGA
- a CDS encoding DUF1259 domain-containing protein produces MRKIISALIGVSACLIAGAHAQDPDWNKVDETLGRKPAVADDVHRYGFPRTDLTVTLDGVTIKPALALGGWLAFKPAHGGAMVMGDLVLLETEVNPVMAKMIASGLEITAVHNHLLRASPATFYMHVAGHGDPVKLASAIHDALAESKTPLTVAAPAGPPPAIDLDTAKLDQVIGVKGQANGGVYQFNVKRRDPITEDGMLLTPVGAMGVAIAINFQPTGGGKAAITGDFVLTSDEVNPVIVALRTHGIEVTALHSHMLDEQPRLFFMHFWANDDAVKLANGLRAALDKTASTRS; encoded by the coding sequence ATGCGAAAGATCATCTCGGCGCTGATCGGCGTCAGTGCCTGCCTCATCGCGGGCGCTCATGCGCAGGATCCCGATTGGAATAAGGTTGACGAGACGCTGGGCCGCAAGCCCGCCGTTGCGGACGACGTCCACCGCTACGGCTTTCCCCGCACCGATCTCACCGTGACCCTGGACGGGGTGACGATCAAGCCGGCGCTGGCGCTCGGCGGCTGGCTCGCGTTCAAGCCCGCGCATGGCGGTGCCATGGTCATGGGCGATCTCGTGCTCCTCGAGACCGAGGTCAATCCCGTGATGGCGAAGATGATCGCGAGCGGTCTGGAGATCACCGCCGTGCACAATCATCTGCTGCGCGCGAGCCCGGCGACGTTTTACATGCACGTCGCCGGACACGGCGATCCCGTCAAGCTGGCCTCGGCGATCCACGATGCGCTGGCCGAAAGCAAGACTCCCTTGACGGTCGCGGCGCCGGCGGGCCCGCCGCCTGCCATCGACCTCGACACCGCCAAGCTCGATCAGGTCATCGGCGTCAAGGGGCAGGCCAACGGCGGCGTCTACCAGTTCAACGTCAAGCGGCGCGACCCGATCACGGAGGACGGCATGCTGCTGACCCCCGTCGGTGCGATGGGCGTTGCGATCGCCATCAACTTCCAGCCGACCGGAGGAGGCAAGGCCGCCATCACCGGCGATTTCGTCCTGACCAGCGACGAGGTGAACCCGGTCATCGTGGCGCTGCGCACGCACGGCATCGAGGTGACCGCGCTGCACAGCCACATGCTGGACGAGCAGCCGCGGCTGTTCTTCATGCATTTCTGGGCCAACGACGACGCGGTCAAGCTGGCGAATGGCCTGCGTGCCGCGCTGGACAAGACGGCCAGCACGAGGAGCTGA
- a CDS encoding efflux RND transporter periplasmic adaptor subunit, translated as MKTLRLLTLLALAGGLAVGAYWSSHGRWSAHAEATPAAAQADRTPLYYRDPSGAPLWSASPKQDDRGRDYLPVYEDGQAPATAPKPPQATSSRKILYYRNPMGLPDTSPVPKKDPMGMNYVPVYEGDEADDGTVKLSPGKIQRTGVKSEPVERRTIRVTVKAPGTIQLDERRVSVIAMRAESFVQKVADVTTGTRVKAGQPLMEIYSSAVASAAAEYLATITSKTVGGVEMYGRGSRQRLVNLDVPEQVIAEMEKTRLAPVTIHWSAPRDGIVLERNAIEGMRANPGDVLFRIADTSVVWALVDIAERDLGHIAVGQSVAVRARSFPGRIFSGHIAVVYPQVNRETRTVRVRIELANPDAALLPDMYVDAEIDTADAAPVLAIPDSAVLDTGARQAVLVDKGKGRFEPREVKLGRRGGGYIEVRDGLADGEAVVTSATFLIDAESNLKAALKGFAEGAPQASDAGHAAGERK; from the coding sequence ATGAAGACGCTGCGTCTCCTGACACTTCTCGCGCTGGCCGGTGGCCTGGCCGTGGGCGCATACTGGTCCTCGCACGGACGCTGGTCCGCTCATGCCGAGGCGACCCCGGCTGCAGCTCAAGCGGACCGAACTCCGCTCTACTATCGTGACCCCAGCGGCGCGCCACTCTGGTCCGCTAGTCCGAAGCAGGACGACCGTGGCCGGGATTATCTGCCGGTCTATGAAGACGGTCAGGCGCCTGCGACGGCACCAAAGCCACCGCAGGCGACTTCCTCGCGAAAAATCCTGTACTACCGCAACCCCATGGGCCTGCCCGACACCTCGCCGGTGCCGAAGAAGGACCCGATGGGGATGAACTACGTCCCCGTCTACGAAGGCGACGAGGCCGACGACGGCACGGTCAAGCTCTCGCCGGGCAAGATCCAGCGCACCGGCGTGAAATCCGAGCCGGTCGAGCGACGGACGATCCGCGTCACGGTCAAGGCACCCGGCACGATCCAGCTCGACGAGCGCCGCGTCTCTGTCATCGCGATGCGCGCCGAAAGCTTCGTGCAGAAGGTCGCCGACGTCACCACCGGCACGCGCGTGAAGGCGGGCCAGCCGCTGATGGAGATCTACAGTTCGGCGGTTGCGTCCGCGGCCGCGGAATATCTTGCGACGATCACCTCCAAGACGGTGGGCGGCGTCGAGATGTATGGCCGCGGCTCGCGGCAACGGCTGGTCAATCTCGACGTGCCCGAGCAGGTCATCGCCGAGATGGAGAAGACGCGCCTCGCGCCCGTCACCATCCATTGGTCGGCGCCGCGCGACGGCATCGTGCTCGAGCGCAACGCGATCGAAGGCATGCGCGCCAATCCCGGCGACGTGCTGTTCCGGATTGCGGACACCTCGGTCGTCTGGGCCCTCGTCGATATCGCCGAACGCGATCTCGGTCATATCGCGGTGGGGCAGTCCGTGGCGGTGCGCGCGCGGAGCTTTCCCGGCCGCATCTTCAGCGGCCACATCGCCGTGGTCTATCCGCAGGTGAACCGGGAGACAAGGACCGTTCGCGTCCGGATCGAGCTTGCCAATCCCGATGCGGCGCTGCTGCCGGACATGTATGTCGATGCCGAGATCGACACGGCCGACGCCGCGCCCGTGCTGGCGATACCGGATAGCGCGGTGCTCGACACCGGCGCGCGGCAGGCCGTCCTCGTCGACAAGGGGAAAGGGCGCTTCGAGCCGCGCGAGGTGAAGCTCGGCCGGCGTGGCGGCGGCTACATCGAGGTGCGGGACGGGCTTGCCGACGGCGAGGCAGTGGTCACATCCGCCACCTTCCTGATCGATGCGGAAAGCAATCTGAAGGCCGCGCTCAAGGGTTTTGCGGAAGGAGCGCCTCAGGCGTCCGATGCGGGCCATGCGGCGGGAGAGCGCAAATGA
- a CDS encoding efflux RND transporter permease subunit, giving the protein MIARIIAWSARNLLLVLFGTGFAAAAGLYALIHLPLDAIPDLSDTQVIVYTEYPGQAPQVIEDQVTYPLTTAMLTVPKSKVVRGFSFFGASFVYVIFEDGTDIYWARSRVLEFLNGAASRLPAGVTPTIGPDATGVGWVYQYAVLSKELNLADTRTIQDWNLKFALAKAEGVAEVASIGGFVKQYNVVLDPQRMRDRGISMQKIREAIRASNADVGGRTVELAEFEYVIRGKGYIKSINDLGNIVLKTSGGTPVLLRDVANVELGPDERRGITELNGEGEVASGIVLQRFGVNALDVIENVKKRFKEIASSLPKSVEIVPVYDRSNLIYAAIDTLKHTLFEESIVVALVCMVFLLHVRSALVAILMLPVGVLMAFGAMKLLGLGSNIMSLGGIAIAIGAMVDAAIVMIENAHKHLERARPDQSRVQILIDAAAEVGPALFFSLLIITVSFMPIFTLESQEGRLFSPLAFTKTFSMAAAALLSVTLVPALMVIFVRGRIVPESKNVINRFLIWIYRPVIKGVLRARTPVILACLAILAVTTWPARQLGTEFMPALNEGTLLYMPTTLPGISVTKAAELMQTQDRIIKSFPEVASVYGKAGRAATATDPAPTEMFETVVNLKPKEQWRPGVTIDSLIAEMDKALQFPGVSNAWTMPIKARIDMLSTGIRTPVGVKVMGTDLVEIDRLARQVERVIKTVPGTSSAYAERGIGGYYLEIVPDREALARYGILIQDVQDTIAAALGGQTVTTTVEGRQRFTVNMRYPRDLRDNPKAIASDILVPMPAGGAVPLGEVAKVEPARGPTSIRTENGQLATYIYVDIRDRDIGSYVADAQRAVTESIQFPAGTYVVWSGQYEYLQRAAARLKIVVPVTLTIIFLLLYLNFRALTETLIVMLSLPFALVGGIWMMWWFGFNLSVAVAVGFIALAGVAAETGVVMLIYLDHALAEMKARRDAEGGVFTRRDLHDAIMVGAVERVRPKMMTVVAIMAGLLPIMWSTGAGSEIMQRIALPMIGGMISSTLLTLIVIPAIFGLVKGRGLPDGEQPALADQPAVETENGMRAPQAAE; this is encoded by the coding sequence ATGATCGCCCGCATCATCGCCTGGTCGGCGCGCAATTTGCTGCTGGTGCTGTTCGGCACCGGTTTTGCGGCCGCCGCCGGTCTCTATGCGCTGATCCATCTGCCGCTGGATGCGATCCCTGATCTCTCCGACACCCAGGTCATCGTCTACACCGAATATCCCGGCCAGGCGCCGCAGGTGATCGAGGACCAGGTCACCTATCCCTTGACGACGGCGATGCTGACCGTGCCGAAATCGAAAGTCGTGCGCGGCTTCTCCTTCTTCGGCGCCTCGTTCGTCTACGTGATCTTCGAGGACGGCACCGACATCTATTGGGCGCGCTCGCGCGTCCTGGAATTTTTGAACGGCGCGGCTTCGCGGCTTCCTGCCGGCGTCACCCCGACCATCGGTCCCGACGCCACCGGCGTCGGCTGGGTCTACCAGTATGCGGTCCTGTCGAAGGAATTGAACTTGGCGGACACCCGCACGATCCAGGACTGGAATCTGAAGTTCGCGCTGGCCAAGGCCGAAGGCGTCGCCGAGGTCGCCAGCATCGGCGGCTTCGTCAAGCAGTACAACGTGGTGCTCGACCCGCAGCGGATGCGCGATCGCGGCATCAGCATGCAAAAAATTCGTGAGGCGATCCGCGCCAGCAACGCCGATGTCGGCGGGCGCACCGTCGAGCTCGCCGAGTTCGAATACGTCATCCGCGGCAAGGGCTATATCAAGAGCATCAACGATCTCGGCAACATCGTGCTGAAGACCTCCGGCGGAACGCCGGTGCTGCTCCGCGACGTCGCCAATGTCGAGCTCGGACCGGACGAGCGCAGGGGCATCACCGAGCTGAACGGCGAGGGCGAAGTCGCCAGCGGCATCGTGCTGCAGCGCTTCGGCGTCAACGCGCTCGACGTCATCGAGAACGTCAAGAAGCGCTTCAAGGAGATCGCGAGCAGCCTGCCGAAATCGGTCGAAATCGTCCCGGTCTACGATCGCTCGAACCTGATCTACGCGGCCATCGACACGCTCAAGCACACGCTGTTCGAGGAGAGCATCGTCGTCGCGCTGGTCTGCATGGTGTTCCTGCTGCACGTCCGCAGCGCGCTGGTCGCGATCCTGATGCTGCCGGTCGGCGTGCTGATGGCATTCGGCGCCATGAAACTGCTCGGTCTCGGCTCCAACATCATGAGTCTTGGCGGCATCGCGATTGCGATCGGCGCCATGGTCGATGCCGCGATCGTCATGATCGAGAACGCCCACAAGCATCTCGAGCGGGCAAGGCCCGATCAGTCCCGCGTGCAGATCCTGATCGATGCCGCCGCGGAGGTCGGCCCCGCGCTGTTCTTCAGCCTGCTGATCATCACCGTGTCGTTCATGCCGATCTTCACGCTGGAATCGCAGGAGGGGCGGCTGTTCAGCCCGCTGGCGTTCACCAAGACCTTCTCGATGGCCGCCGCTGCCCTCTTGTCCGTCACGCTGGTGCCGGCGCTGATGGTGATCTTCGTCCGCGGCCGGATCGTCCCGGAGAGCAAAAATGTCATCAATCGTTTCCTGATCTGGATCTACCGGCCCGTGATCAAGGGCGTGCTTCGCGCCAGGACGCCAGTGATCCTGGCCTGCCTCGCAATCCTCGCCGTCACGACATGGCCGGCGCGGCAGCTCGGCACCGAGTTCATGCCGGCGCTGAACGAGGGCACGTTGCTCTACATGCCGACGACGCTGCCCGGCATCTCCGTGACCAAGGCGGCCGAGCTGATGCAGACGCAGGATCGCATCATCAAGTCGTTCCCCGAGGTCGCCTCCGTCTACGGCAAGGCGGGACGGGCGGCGACCGCGACCGATCCGGCACCGACCGAAATGTTCGAGACGGTGGTCAATCTGAAGCCGAAAGAGCAGTGGCGTCCCGGTGTCACCATCGACAGCCTGATCGCGGAGATGGACAAGGCGCTGCAGTTCCCCGGCGTCTCGAACGCCTGGACCATGCCGATCAAGGCCCGCATCGACATGTTGTCGACGGGCATCCGCACGCCTGTCGGCGTCAAGGTCATGGGCACCGACCTCGTCGAGATCGACCGGCTGGCGCGGCAGGTCGAGCGGGTGATCAAGACTGTCCCGGGCACGTCGTCGGCCTACGCCGAGCGCGGTATCGGCGGCTACTATCTCGAGATCGTCCCGGACCGCGAGGCGCTCGCGCGCTACGGCATTTTGATCCAGGACGTTCAGGACACCATCGCGGCCGCGCTCGGCGGCCAGACGGTCACGACGACCGTGGAAGGCCGCCAGCGCTTCACGGTGAACATGCGCTATCCGCGTGACCTGCGCGACAATCCCAAGGCGATCGCGAGCGATATCCTGGTGCCGATGCCGGCGGGCGGTGCCGTGCCGCTCGGCGAGGTCGCCAAGGTCGAGCCGGCGCGGGGGCCGACCTCGATCCGGACCGAGAACGGCCAGCTGGCGACCTACATCTATGTCGACATCCGCGATCGCGACATCGGCAGCTACGTCGCGGATGCGCAACGCGCGGTGACGGAGAGCATCCAGTTTCCCGCCGGCACCTATGTCGTCTGGAGCGGCCAGTACGAATATCTCCAGCGCGCGGCGGCGCGCCTCAAGATCGTCGTGCCCGTCACGCTCACGATCATCTTCCTGCTGCTCTACCTGAACTTCAGGGCGTTGACCGAGACGCTGATCGTGATGCTGTCGCTGCCTTTCGCGCTGGTCGGCGGCATCTGGATGATGTGGTGGTTTGGCTTCAACCTGTCCGTCGCGGTCGCCGTCGGCTTCATCGCGCTCGCCGGCGTTGCTGCCGAGACCGGGGTCGTGATGCTGATCTACCTCGATCACGCGCTGGCCGAGATGAAGGCGAGGCGCGACGCCGAGGGCGGGGTCTTCACCCGGCGCGATCTCCATGACGCCATCATGGTGGGCGCGGTCGAGCGCGTCCGGCCCAAGATGATGACGGTGGTCGCCATCATGGCGGGCCTGCTGCCGATCATGTGGAGCACCGGCGCGGGATCCGAAATCATGCAGCGCATCGCGCTGCCGATGATCGGCGGGATGATCTCGTCGACATTGCTGACGCTGATCGTGATCCCGGCGATCTTCGGGCTGGTGAAGGGGCGGGGGCTGCCTGATGGCGAGCAACCGGCGCTCGCCGACCAGCCTGCCGTTGAAACGGAGAACGGCATGCGCGCTCCGCAAGCCGCCGAATAG
- a CDS encoding tripartite tricarboxylate transporter substrate binding protein, producing MRGMKRLAAAIFLFGGCLVTPAWADNYPSRPIRLLHGFAAGGAADTLSRIIADGLSKKLGQPIIVEAKPGAGGNIAADAVAKAAPDGYTLGLVTGAHAISAATYKSLAYQPAESFEMISTLVYYALVIAVRSDYPAKSLGELIAMAKAKPGSLSFGSVGFGSTHHLAGELLNATAGIEIVHVPYRGDSQSTTALLGGDVPVIVGTPVLLAPQIQSGAIRGLAVTSPTRTALLPDVPTVQEAGIKGYDVRTWAGLLAPKGTPSAIIAALNAATLDALGDPELRQRLETAVGGEVRGSSPEEMKKLIETEIAKWTGVVERAKIPKI from the coding sequence ATGCGAGGGATGAAGCGGCTTGCTGCGGCCATTTTTCTGTTCGGTGGTTGTCTGGTGACCCCTGCATGGGCGGACAATTATCCGTCGCGTCCGATCCGCCTGCTGCATGGCTTTGCCGCCGGCGGCGCCGCCGACACGTTGTCGCGAATCATCGCCGACGGGCTGTCGAAGAAGCTCGGGCAGCCGATCATCGTCGAGGCCAAGCCGGGCGCCGGCGGCAACATCGCGGCGGATGCGGTCGCCAAGGCGGCGCCCGACGGTTATACGCTCGGCCTCGTCACCGGTGCGCACGCGATTTCCGCGGCGACCTACAAGAGTCTCGCCTATCAGCCGGCCGAAAGCTTCGAGATGATTTCGACGCTGGTCTACTACGCGCTCGTCATCGCCGTGCGCAGCGACTATCCCGCAAAATCGCTGGGTGAGCTCATCGCCATGGCCAAGGCCAAGCCGGGTTCACTCAGCTTCGGATCGGTCGGCTTCGGCAGCACGCATCATCTTGCGGGAGAATTGCTCAACGCCACAGCCGGCATCGAGATCGTGCACGTGCCGTATCGCGGCGATTCGCAGTCCACCACCGCGCTGCTCGGTGGTGACGTTCCCGTCATCGTCGGCACGCCCGTGCTGCTGGCCCCGCAGATCCAGAGCGGCGCGATCCGTGGCCTGGCGGTGACCTCGCCGACGCGCACTGCGTTGCTGCCCGATGTCCCGACCGTGCAGGAAGCCGGCATCAAGGGCTACGACGTGCGCACCTGGGCTGGCCTGCTGGCGCCCAAGGGAACGCCGTCCGCCATCATCGCCGCGCTCAATGCCGCGACGCTGGACGCACTCGGGGATCCCGAGCTCAGGCAGCGTCTGGAGACCGCCGTCGGCGGCGAGGTCCGCGGCAGCTCGCCGGAGGAGATGAAGAAGCTGATCGAGACCGAGATCGCCAAATGGACCGGCGTGGTCGAGCGCGCGAAGATCCCGAAGATCTGA
- a CDS encoding zinc-dependent alcohol dehydrogenase family protein has protein sequence MRAVLVRQPGGPDALELVELPVPLPGAGQVQIRAEAFGVGQPDVLIRRGVYKWMPPLPANPGNDVAGRISALGSGVEGFAIGQKVLLSARDLSQRGGCYADVVVAPADAVHALPDNVDLQAAVCLSNYQVAYALLHECRHPRAPASALVIGAAGGVGTALVQLAKLAGMTVIGTVSTEEKAAFAKANGADHVIFYRSEDVVARTRELTDGEGVGLFLDHVCGPEFTSYLGALGKWGTLLSYNAFAGLPEENLMAAMRDHLDICPAIRCFSFHIYDHDRDGRRALMRSVIEALSRNAIKPAISAVLRLDEVSKAHTLLEQGSALGKIIMIP, from the coding sequence ATGAGGGCGGTGCTGGTGCGTCAGCCGGGTGGGCCGGATGCACTCGAATTGGTCGAGCTTCCGGTGCCTCTGCCCGGAGCCGGCCAGGTGCAAATCCGGGCCGAGGCGTTCGGGGTCGGTCAACCCGACGTGCTGATCCGGCGCGGCGTCTACAAATGGATGCCGCCGCTGCCGGCCAATCCCGGCAACGACGTCGCGGGGCGCATTTCCGCGCTCGGGTCCGGCGTCGAGGGCTTTGCCATCGGCCAGAAGGTGCTGCTGAGCGCGCGCGATCTGTCCCAGCGCGGCGGCTGCTATGCCGACGTCGTGGTCGCGCCCGCGGATGCCGTTCACGCGCTGCCGGACAATGTCGATCTGCAAGCGGCCGTGTGCTTGTCGAACTACCAGGTCGCTTACGCACTGCTGCACGAGTGCCGCCATCCGCGCGCGCCCGCAAGCGCGCTGGTGATCGGCGCGGCCGGCGGCGTCGGCACGGCGCTGGTGCAGCTGGCCAAGCTTGCCGGGATGACCGTCATCGGCACGGTCTCGACTGAAGAGAAGGCCGCGTTCGCCAAGGCGAACGGCGCCGATCACGTCATCTTCTACCGGAGCGAGGATGTCGTGGCGCGCACCCGCGAACTGACGGATGGCGAGGGCGTCGGCCTCTTTCTCGATCACGTCTGCGGGCCCGAGTTCACCTCTTATCTCGGCGCGCTCGGCAAATGGGGCACGCTGCTGTCCTACAACGCCTTCGCCGGTTTGCCGGAAGAAAATCTGATGGCGGCGATGCGCGATCATCTCGACATCTGTCCGGCGATCCGCTGCTTCTCCTTCCACATCTACGACCACGATCGTGACGGACGCCGTGCCCTGATGCGCAGCGTGATCGAGGCCTTGAGCCGCAATGCGATCAAGCCGGCGATCTCGGCGGTACTGAGGCTCGACGAAGTCAGCAAGGCGCATACGTTGCTGGAGCAGGGCTCCGCGCTCGGCAAGATCATCATGATTCCATGA
- a CDS encoding FixH family protein, which yields MLSKFSTAALAATLSLAASAAMAGPSDYAFEPVTAQMKKGDDVTLSIRLTNKQTGKPVADAVIFKTRVDMAPDGMAEMESAVAPLPSQEPGVYAFRTDLPMAGRYQVTLSAKVQGESETVTGKVIVTATK from the coding sequence ATGCTTTCCAAATTCAGCACCGCGGCGCTCGCCGCCACCCTTTCGCTTGCCGCCTCCGCCGCGATGGCGGGCCCCAGTGACTACGCCTTCGAGCCCGTCACTGCGCAAATGAAGAAGGGCGACGACGTCACGCTCTCGATTCGCCTGACCAACAAGCAAACCGGCAAGCCGGTGGCGGACGCCGTCATCTTCAAGACCCGCGTCGACATGGCCCCGGACGGGATGGCCGAGATGGAATCGGCGGTCGCGCCGCTTCCGTCGCAGGAGCCGGGCGTCTACGCCTTCCGGACGGACCTGCCGATGGCCGGCCGCTATCAGGTGACGCTGTCGGCGAAAGTGCAGGGCGAGTCCGAGACCGTCACCGGCAAGGTGATCGTCACGGCGACCAAGTGA
- a CDS encoding GFA family protein — MSTITGGCHCGAIRYEVEGDAIVHALCHCRDCRLHAGAPVVGWTMYPESALKVTKGEPKIYNSSEHGRRHFCGHCGTGLFYVNADMLPGVIDIQSATYDDPEAVPATMHIQVAERLRWMEHAHELPAFERYPPQP; from the coding sequence ATGAGCACCATCACCGGCGGCTGTCACTGCGGCGCAATCCGTTACGAGGTCGAGGGCGACGCGATCGTGCATGCGCTGTGCCACTGCCGCGACTGCCGGCTTCACGCCGGCGCTCCGGTCGTCGGCTGGACGATGTATCCGGAGAGCGCTCTCAAGGTGACCAAGGGCGAGCCCAAGATCTACAATTCCTCGGAACACGGCCGGCGGCACTTTTGCGGCCATTGCGGCACCGGCCTGTTCTATGTCAATGCCGACATGCTGCCGGGGGTCATCGACATCCAGAGCGCGACTTACGATGATCCCGAGGCCGTGCCGGCGACGATGCACATCCAGGTCGCCGAGCGGCTTCGCTGGATGGAGCATGCGCACGAACTGCCGGCGTTCGAGCGCTATCCTCCCCAGCCCTAG